One region of Roseovarius faecimaris genomic DNA includes:
- a CDS encoding ABC transporter substrate-binding protein encodes MNKMLKVSLIALTAAVGGNAVSAADSTDPIKLTLHDWSGQLINTKIMGSILEEAGYYVEYVQADYIAQFAGLKSGDLHLAMEIWETTGREALDEAVATGKVVNVGETGLQAIEEWWYPLYMKDRCPGLPNWEALKDCAEEFATAETSPNGRYVGGPVTWGGFDDERVEALELDFEVVHAGTDAALFAELESAYQREDPVILWVYVPHWAPAKYEGEFVEFPAYTPECYSDPSWGINPNMAYDCGKPRGPIWKAAWSGLQEKWPGAYDIIEDYTITNEEMSAMVGRADLDGVDIDTVVADWMSENKDRWSAWIAD; translated from the coding sequence ATGAATAAAATGTTGAAAGTGAGCTTGATAGCTCTGACAGCGGCGGTTGGGGGCAACGCGGTATCAGCGGCCGATTCAACTGATCCGATAAAGCTGACGCTTCATGACTGGTCCGGCCAGCTGATCAACACGAAGATCATGGGCAGCATCCTGGAAGAGGCGGGATACTACGTCGAATATGTGCAGGCCGATTACATCGCGCAATTCGCGGGGCTCAAATCGGGCGATTTGCACCTGGCGATGGAAATCTGGGAAACCACAGGCCGCGAGGCGCTGGATGAAGCCGTGGCAACCGGCAAGGTCGTCAATGTTGGTGAGACCGGGCTCCAGGCCATCGAGGAATGGTGGTATCCGCTTTACATGAAGGATCGGTGCCCGGGCCTTCCCAACTGGGAGGCGCTGAAGGACTGTGCCGAGGAGTTCGCCACGGCCGAGACATCTCCGAACGGGCGCTATGTGGGCGGACCGGTGACCTGGGGCGGCTTTGACGACGAGCGGGTAGAGGCGCTGGAGCTGGACTTTGAAGTGGTTCATGCCGGAACCGATGCCGCGCTTTTTGCCGAGCTGGAATCGGCCTATCAGCGCGAAGATCCCGTCATTCTCTGGGTGTATGTCCCGCACTGGGCCCCTGCGAAATATGAAGGCGAGTTTGTCGAGTTCCCGGCCTATACGCCGGAGTGCTATTCCGATCCGTCCTGGGGCATCAATCCGAACATGGCCTATGATTGCGGCAAGCCGCGTGGCCCGATCTGGAAAGCTGCGTGGTCCGGCCTTCAGGAGAAATGGCCCGGCGCTTATGACATCATCGAGGATTACACGATCACCAACGAGGAAATGAGCGCCATGGTCGGGCGCGCCGACCTGGACGGTGTCGATATCGATACGGTGGTCGCGGACTGGATGAGCGAGAACAAGGACCGCTGGTCGGCCTGGATTGCAGACTGA
- a CDS encoding DeoR/GlpR family DNA-binding transcription regulator, with protein MNHITTNQREEEILRALRRTGGSCRISYLAKELEVTNETIRRNIRSLEEKRIVRKVHGGVHLVDDLNEPTFRNRLESKADSKEVLAKAVAETINDGDSVFLDIGSTTAYVALALQDHSNLFVVTNSAFVASTLATRNNNRVFMAGGELRPHDGGAFGVEAHDLIRRLNVRFAILSVGAINAEFGLMLHDLQEANLAQIAMDNAQVCVVVADSEKLGKRAPVVLEKLSQIDLLFTDKTPPQDIRRLLESNEIEIVVSER; from the coding sequence ATGAATCACATCACGACCAATCAACGCGAAGAGGAAATTCTACGGGCCCTGCGGCGAACCGGCGGGTCTTGTCGCATCAGCTATCTGGCGAAAGAGCTGGAGGTGACGAATGAAACGATCAGGCGCAATATCCGCAGTCTCGAAGAAAAGAGGATCGTACGGAAGGTGCATGGCGGGGTTCACCTGGTCGACGACTTGAACGAGCCGACCTTCCGGAACCGGCTCGAAAGCAAGGCGGATTCCAAAGAGGTGCTCGCCAAAGCCGTTGCCGAGACGATCAACGACGGCGACAGTGTCTTTCTCGATATCGGCTCGACCACGGCCTATGTGGCGCTTGCACTTCAGGACCACAGCAATCTTTTCGTGGTGACCAACTCCGCCTTTGTGGCCAGCACACTCGCCACCAGAAACAACAACCGGGTGTTCATGGCGGGCGGAGAACTGCGGCCGCATGACGGCGGGGCGTTCGGGGTTGAGGCCCATGACCTCATTCGTCGGCTCAATGTGCGCTTCGCAATCCTGTCCGTCGGCGCAATCAATGCCGAATTCGGGCTCATGCTCCACGACCTGCAAGAGGCAAATCTCGCGCAGATCGCGATGGACAACGCCCAGGTCTGCGTGGTGGTCGCTGACAGCGAAAAACTGGGCAAAAGGGCGCCTGTCGTGCTGGAAAAGCTATCTCAGATAGATCTGCTGTTCACCGACAAGACACCGCCACAGGACATCCGCCGCCTTCTGGAAAGCAATGAGATTGAAATCGTGGTGAGCGAGCGCTGA